In Styela clava chromosome 6, kaStyClav1.hap1.2, whole genome shotgun sequence, the genomic window GTGATCCTAAATTAACTGGTCTACATAGATAAGAGCGTGTGATGTCTACCGATCGAAATTGGCTGATACGAGAAGTTGAGGGGCACCGCGACTCATTAGTAGGCATTAGTGATATCGGTTGATACGCATCTCGATAGAGAAGCGGCGACACCTGAAACGAGGCATTTCTAACAACTCTATCTAGGAAACCCCATTGATGGCAGTGCCGCATTAGAATGAAGGGAGAGAGAAGAGAGACTGACGGGACGACCCGCGATAAGATAAACAAACCAAAGGCGGTCGGGCGAAGAAAAAATGCCCAATTGGTTCTTTATAAGCCCAACACTGTTGACTGACCACACAAACTCAATTTGGTATTGTTCCATACAGAGTATTTCATTAGTGAGTTACTGACTTAGtataaaaatcgaatatatatatttggaatCTACAAGCGAGATTGTTCACTACTAAACTACTGGGAATATATACAAGGTATGTGTTGCAACTTTCTCTCGTGTTATTTTCTCTTTCGTGATGTTGAAATCAATCCGACCTTGAAGGTCAAATACTTTTGAAGGTCGAATACATTGAATTGTGTTTTGTTGTCTGAAGTTTACaagtaaaatgttttcaagtttTGATAATATCTCAAGCTTTACTTATACGAGAAAAAGGAGAATTTCAACCGATCAAAAGCATTCTGCGTCTTGGTCGGCGCTGACTTGCAAAATATTAGTCGGCTTAGTTGCATAAGATTGctaaagttttaaaatatcGAATAACATACTTAGCGTtgactttaaaaatattttgagaatttgGCAGCGAGTTGTTGCACAGTTGACTAAATAGATCTAGACATACGACAGGGGACTACTGTTTCTGTTTCGCTTTCAATTTCTAACCGTCCGCCATTTTCTTTTTAGGACTCTCTGCTCAGATATATTGTACAAGAAATATTTGGATTTAATCATCAAGCAAAGTGAATCAAAGCTACAACAACGAGAAGGGGAAAGCAAGAAACGAGTTATTTATTCTTGATAGACTGAACTTTCAGCGCAATCGTTCAATACCGACATTATGATGCTTTCATCTCCTCCATCAAAATACCAGCCATTCCAGCAATCTTACGGAGTTAGTATGCCGAACATGGTTAACTCAATGCCATCATCATACGTCAATTCAATCAATCCGATGTCAATCACTGGAAATCAAGTTGCTGGAATTCATAATCCGATGAATCAAGCATTTGCCGGCGGTGCATTGAACGGCATGGGATCTGCGGCGGGGGTCCATGCACACTCGGCACACGCTTCACAAATGGCGGTCGGTGTAGGCGGAATGGGTTCGGCATACCCGGGCATGAATCCGGCCGTAGGACTTGGTCCAAACTTACCAATCGTTCCTATGGGTTTCAACAGAAGACCAGAAAAGACATACAGAAGAAATTACACTCACGCCAAACCACCATACAGCTACATTTCTTTGATTACAATGGCGCTTCAATCATCAAAACAGAAAATGATGACACTGAGTGAAATTTATCAATGGATTATGGATTTATTTCCTTTTTATCGCCAGAACCAACAAAGATGGCAAAACTCAATTCGTCATAGTTTGTCGTTCAATGACTGCTTTGTCAAAGTTGCTCGCTCTCCAGACAAGCCAGGAAAAGGTTCATATTGGTCTCTTCACGAAGAAGCTCACAACATGTTCGAAAATGGCTGCTACCTTCGAAGACAGAAACGATTCAAGTGCGGAAAGAAATCGAACGTGAAAAGTGTCAACAAAAATGGCCACGAACCTTCAAATCTTCCTCAGCTCGATTTGCAACATATATCACCGGCAACTACTCCACCACTTCAAGACTCATCAAATGAAAGTCCACACAGTCAACATGAATTTGAACGCGATCATATCTCAAAGACGACAAATCGTTCAGATAGCCACGAAGAACATAGCGGACCAGAAAACTCAAGCGGAGAACAATCGCCTAGAAATTTAGATCAACATCAACAACAAATGCCTAGTTATTCTCATCTGGAAGTACCTTCGTCATCAGCAAATGAACATGACATTCACCACCAGCGAGCGGCACAGCATCACGGTTTGCAGCGAAACATGGTACAGCGTACGACATCTCCACGCGAGGCTACCTCATACAGCAGTGCAATGCCTTCTAGTTCACCATCTGAAATCAACACGCATGAAAGTCTGGCACAAACCAAGAGCGATCCGATCTCGTATTCACATCACCAATTCTATTTGGGACATTTTCCTACAACTGGAGCTCAGCACAATGGTCACCATTCTCAATATCACGCTCACAATCCGTTTGCTCATTCATTCAGCCATCCATTCTCAATCCGAGGTCTTATGAATGCTGGTGAAGGTCAACAACAAGGCAAAGACATGAGAGCTTACCATGAAATGATGCAATATGCTCAACAATATTCAAATTCGGCATCGACACACAACGTACAAGAAGTTTCGCCACTCGAGCCGCTGCCACCTTCAACTACACCCGATTCAATTCATGGATCTAATTCATCAGCAACCTGTTCATCAACCAATGTATCAAGATTGTCAAGCTCTCCATCGGAAAGCAGTCAATTACATCATCAACACCCTTATTATCAAATGCAATATCATATGGAATCGGGTGCTGGTCTTCAACACGCATCAGCAATGGGTCACGCCGGAATCGAAGAGGGAATTAACGACACTGCTTATTATCAAGGGTGCGTACCTCAGCATGGCACTAACGCTGCAATGGCATAAGTTACAACTAAGAGCCATCACTAACAACGCATAAAATTATGCTCTCAGGAGTTAATCTCCACAAAAAGTGCAAAACAGGCGCACATGGCACAGGGCCAGGAATGGCAGTCCATGAGCGCCCAGGCGACAGAACTTCTTTGCATGCTCTAAATTGCTTGTTCAATTTTTCCGAATTGTTAACATGACATGCGCTACTCATCAGCTAATtctcgtttttctttttttaacgaATAATGATACAATGTTGCTGAGtgtaaaattaaatcaatttgaaattgaatgctATAATATCATTTCGGTGCAATTTTTCCAACTTCATTCAGAAATTGCTGTTGCTAATTATTGCAATCTTTCTAATACTCATCATATTATGTTAAttgttgaataataaaattaataattgctTGTACAAGAATTCTTCCTTTCctttattttttctcaattttattgtttaatatcATTTACTATTTTTCGAattattcttttttcaatttaattttttcaataaatatttcagaaaaattatatcaatttttGTGATGATTTAATAACTCCATATTTTAATTAACAGCCGAGTTGCATACGCTTTGCAAGACTACTCGTAACAAGTATATCAAATACCTGAGCATGTGAGCCAAATCAACTGACTGATTTGTCTTTATTCCAATTGTTTTAACAAAATACCTATGCTAGACATGtgttttgtatgaaaaatagTTGAATGTATACAAATATACCTTTACCAGTAAATCAAATACTACAACAAAAGGCATACATAAAAATGGAGCGCGCCAAGTCTAGACTAACTTTAGAAACAATGTCCCAACAAAGAATCCATTCTAAGTAAAATTTGTCGTATTGTGTTAAACCAAGAATGGCACATTAAAGGGGGAGCATTTCCAAAAGTGTAATACATACAATTTACAACTTAAAGTGAAtataaaagaatcaaacttcaaatGGCATGAGCGGGTGGAAAAACTAATCCCACCACCTTAAATGGTCTAATTAAAATTTAccgaaaatatagaaaatactGTATGTGTTCTATATTTGACCTACTTGCCAAGTTATAGGATGTTTAGCTAAGCAAAACGCGGTAGACTAAGGTAGCGTTGCCAAAAATACGTACACCTATGACTGAGTTCACCTATAGGTAGGATATTAAGCGTATCTCCAAATTGACGCCATTTTGTCTGAGGGTAATCGACGCTCAGTCAAGCAACGTCGATATTTCGATTGGCGAAGGATTTGCATTCATGAGTTGAATTATTAAAGGTTCACGAGAGATGGATATATTCTTTCAATAATTTGATGAAGTGCGGGTATCTATGGTAAGTGCTTAATCAAGTATATTTTAAATCGCCTCGTGATTTATACTTGGTATCGGTATATTATTGAAGTATAAATTTGTATCAAAGTTCTAAGTTTGCCAAAATTCTCTAAAAATTAGTCTAAATGACAGCAGATATTAGGTCGTAAATTTGGCATAAAAAGAAACGCTTTTcagaaacaattttaatttatcgtACCTTTGCTTTTTTGATTTAACAAAATGCACTGAATATCCCGAACGCATTTTTCTATTTAGTTGTGAACGAAAGATCATTGTTGGTCATGTTATTGTGGCATAACGCTCTTTAGATTACCCTTTTCAACTTGTTTAATTTGGTAATCTACACAAATTAGTACTAAGCAATAAActttaatatataaaatttgatgaGTTTCAAACGGTGACCCACATGGCTTCATTTCAATCtgtttgtttcaaaataacgTTTCGCATATTTGAGCTTGTAGTCATCCAAGCAAAACGAAATTTTTGCCAAAGGTATTAATATTTCATCTCAAACTCTAGTGAATAAAGAATAAGCGAGGGGATTAATGCCCGTGTTGTTGGTTGACGGTCATCTTTTCGTCCGCCTTTGCAACCAATTCAAAATTACACAAGTTTAAGTAGCAACACTGCGAAGGTAGATAGCAACGCACTGATCTTAGCGCGAGTGTGGTTTATGATGACGTCAGTCAATATCTCTTGTTAAGTAGTTTCATACATGGTTCGTGAGTTCATCAGTCTTTGAATGAATTAAACAACAGAATATTTCTAATGAACATGTTTCGGTAATAAATATAGCCCCTATGATGTCTCGTTTCAATAGTGGGTTAGGAGTAGTGTTAGTTACCTTGTACCAATCGCGATTCATATATATTGTCATATCAGACTGCTATATATACAGCAAGTTTGATTTTGATGGCAACTTCTCAAAGGGTGTACTGCTGCAAGCAAGTACGGTATGTTATGTAAAGGCTTGTCCTATGTTTAGGCTGCGCTTTGatgtaaatttgttttattttatagggTACCCATAcacaatttttattcttttttgaCAATTCACTACCGACAGGGTCTATCTTTTCACTTTTACGGATACTATGGATATCTATGAAACTGGCGACCGATTTGCTCTATAAATCCTAAATAGAACCTTATGtaagatatattttatgtacTCTATTCGATCCATTATAAATTCAAGTTGCTGTCATATGGAAGAACGACAAGAACAGGTGTTACAAAAGTCGTGTAC contains:
- the LOC120331603 gene encoding uncharacterized protein LOC120331603 — protein: MMLSSPPSKYQPFQQSYGVSMPNMVNSMPSSYVNSINPMSITGNQVAGIHNPMNQAFAGGALNGMGSAAGVHAHSAHASQMAVGVGGMGSAYPGMNPAVGLGPNLPIVPMGFNRRPEKTYRRNYTHAKPPYSYISLITMALQSSKQKMMTLSEIYQWIMDLFPFYRQNQQRWQNSIRHSLSFNDCFVKVARSPDKPGKGSYWSLHEEAHNMFENGCYLRRQKRFKCGKKSNVKSVNKNGHEPSNLPQLDLQHISPATTPPLQDSSNESPHSQHEFERDHISKTTNRSDSHEEHSGPENSSGEQSPRNLDQHQQQMPSYSHLEVPSSSANEHDIHHQRAAQHHGLQRNMVQRTTSPREATSYSSAMPSSSPSEINTHESLAQTKSDPISYSHHQFYLGHFPTTGAQHNGHHSQYHAHNPFAHSFSHPFSIRGLMNAGEGQQQGKDMRAYHEMMQYAQQYSNSASTHNVQEVSPLEPLPPSTTPDSIHGSNSSATCSSTNVSRLSSSPSESSQLHHQHPYYQMQYHMESGAGLQHASAMGHAGIEEGINDTAYYQGCVPQHGTNAAMA